The DNA sequence AGAAGGTAGCGACGCTGAAAATCCGGGTCAGGGGGATATTGAGGCGTTCCGCCACTACCTTCATTTCATCCTGGGGAAGATAGTTATAGCTATCTTGAATATCTTGTAAAACAGGTATGAGATCGGCCGGCTGACAATCGTAGCGGGATAAAATGCCGTTTAAGCGTTCTAGGTCCATTATTCACCTTCTTCCAGGGGCGCGAGTGAAGGAAACTCCGGATAGGGGGCCTCACATTTCTTCAATAACAGATCATACCGCTCCAGAACCTGCTGCTGAATGAAATTGACTTCCGGTTCCCGAAGATGCCGAAAGCGGCCTTGAGGTTTGAGATAATCCTTTACCGGCCGTATCTTGGGAATCTCGATGGTTAAGCGGTAGCGGCCGTTTACTACCTCATACAGGGGGAAGACCGCGGATTCCACTGCCAACCGTCCGAGACGGACGGTGAGATCGGTAGCGGAGCGCCAACCGGTGGGACAGACCGAGAGAACATGAATATAGGCCGGTCCAGGGGTCTCGAGAGCCTTCTTGACCTTAAAATATAAATCAAACGGGTAGCTCGGATTGGCGGTGGCCACATAGGGAATGCCGTGGGCCACGGCGATGGCTACCATGTTCTTTTTCCAGGTATGTTGGCCGATACTCAGGCGACCGGGCGGTGAGGTGGTAGTCATGGCGCCGTAGGGGGTGGAGCTGGACCGCTGAATACCGGTATTCATGTAGGCTTCGTTGTCCCAACAGACGTAGGTGAAGTTATGTCCCCGCTCCATGGCTCCGGACAAAGATTGGAGGCCGATGTCGGAGGTGCCGCCGTCGCCGCCCATGGCCACGACCTTGGGGAGATGGGCCAATTTGCCTTTGCGGTGGAGGATGCGATAGGCGGTTTCGATACCGGCGGCTACCGCCGAGGTGTTTTCGAAGGCCACGTGAATCCAGGGGTGTTTCCAAGCGGTTTGGGGGAAGCCGGAAGAGACGATTTCCATGCAACCGGTGGCGTGGGCAATGACGGCATCTTTGCCGATGGCCTTGCAAACCCAGCGGACGGCCAGGGCTTCGCCACAGCCCTGACAGGAGCGATGGCCGGAGGTAAAGAATTCTTCCCGAGGCATCAGGCGGGAGGCGTACACATCAAATTTTTGGCTGTTGGCCACACCGAATTTATCCATTAACCTCGCACTCCATAGAGATGATATTCCTGTTTGGGACCCTGGGCGGATTCATCCCGGGCCAGAGCAACGATTTCTTTAAAAGAGACGGGTGAGACGTCGCGTCCGCCCAAGCCGATGATATAGCCTAGGGTCTCCGGACGTTGACTTAAGGGGTAAAGGGCGCTTCTGACCTCTGCCAGGACCGGTGGAGCAGCGCCGCCGGGTGAAACCGCCCGATCACAGACGATGACTAATTCGGCGTTCCTAAGGGCATCCCGTAGTTCGGCGAAGGGAAAGGGGCGCCAGAGACGCAGTTTGATCAGTCCTACCGGCTCGCCAGCAGCCTGCAGCTCGTCGACGGCAATTTCGGCGACCTCGCCCAGGCACCCCATGGTGAGAAGCAGTATCTTGGCGTCGTTGGCCTTATACCGCTCGACCGGATGATACTGCCGCCCGGTTAGCTTACCCCATTCCTCCCATACCTTGATTATCCGTTCATAGGAGTTCATCAGAGCAACTTGATGGTTCATTTTTACTTCGGCGAAGATTTCCGGCATGGCAAAGGCCCCCATGGTAACCGGATATTTGGGATCAAGGGTATGCCGGGGCAGATAAGGTGGTAAGAACTTATCGACTAGATCTTGATCGACCATATTCATGGCTTCGACCACATGCGTCAGGATAAAACCGTCCATATTGATTATAGTTGGCATAAGCACTTTGGAATTTTCGGCAATCTTGAAGGCCATGACGGTATGGTCGAAGGCTTCCTGGCCGTTTTCGACAAAGATCTGAATCCAGCCGATATCTTTGGCCGCCATGATATCGCTGTGATCATTCCAGATGCTGAGGGGGCCCGACAAGGCCCGATTGGCCACGGTCATGACGATGGGCAGGCGCAGTGCCGAGGCAATGAAGAGAATTTCGTGCATGAGGGCCAGTCCTTGGGAACTGGTGGCGGTATAGGTTCTGGCACCGGCGGCGGACATGCCGATGCAACAGCTCAGAGCGGAATGCTCCGATTCAACATTAACGAATTCGGCCTCCAGATCGCCATTAGCAACCATGGAGGAGAGGTGTTCAACAATGTGGGTCTGGGGAGTGATGGGGTAGGCGGCGATAGCCTCGGCACGGGCTAGTTGCACCGCATGGCTGACGGCAATTGATACTTCCATACCTGCTCGGTGGCCCATTATTCTTCCTCCGGTACCATAGTAATGCAGCCGGTGACGCACTCACGGGCACAGATGCCGCAACCTTTACAATAATCGGGGTCCATATCAAAGTAGCCGTTCGGCTCCTGGATAATGGCCGGTTCCGGACAGACAGTCCAACAGACGCCGCAGCGGATACAGCGGCTTTTGGTCCAGACCGGGTGCTGCGACCGCCAGTCGCCGGTGCGATAAGCTCGGGCATTGCCGGGTTCACGCAGGAGGGCGCCTAATTCAATATCTTGCCAGGTCATCTGGTCTAGCGGCTTGCTCACGATTTTGCCTCCCCCACCACAGTTTTTTCAAATGCCGTCTGGAGTGCAGTGATGTTCTTTACCGCCATAGGTCCAAACCGCTCTTTCAGGGGCTGGGTCATGGAATCGACCTTGACGGCACCGGTGGCGCGGATCAGGGCGCCCAACATAGTGGTATTGGTGATGGGCACCCCCAAAACCTGGCGGGCGATTTGATTGGCATCAACCACGGCCAGACGATGCTTAAAGCCAAATTCCCGGCGGGTGTCGGCAATGGATTTATTGGTATTCAAAACAATGACCCCCTCCGGCTTGAGGTCGGCCGCGGGGTTTTGGATGCGAATCAGACTGGGATCAAGGATGAGCACGACATCAGGATTGGCAATTTTGCAGCGCAGGCGGATATGGTGGTCGTCAATGCGCAAGAAGGCCAAAACCGGCGCTCCCCGACGTTCAGGGCCAAAGCTTGGAAAGCCTTGAGCAAACTTGCCTTCCTCGATGGCGGCTACAGCCAGAAGCTCAACCGAGGTTACAGCCCCTTGCCCGCCCCGCCCATGAAAACGGATTTCTAACATGAATAAAACCCTCGTTCCATACGATTTGCAATCAACATGGCGGCAGACGCTTGTGGGAACCACGCCAGGTACACTTGTACCGGCGTGTTGAATTATCAACTGATGTAACACTTCAGTTGTTTGGGGCGAACACAAGATTCGCCCCTACAGACGGGTCTGTCGATACTGCGGTGCTGTAGGGTGGCCACCGCCAACCATGTTCCTGATCAATTATCTCAGATAGCTGAAGTATTACCAACTGATTATTGTATCTGAATATCTTCTTGGCACAATATTTTTTGCACCAGGATTGAGAGTCTCACGTCGATGTGCAACCAGAAGTAAAATGCCATATAGCAGCGAATCTTGTATTCGCCTCTCAACCGGCGGTCGAACCATATCGTTTATTATCTATTGATTGTGAATATGTACCACATGCAGGATCTTAGAGCTAAAGTATTTTCGGTAACAAGGTCTCGGCCTGGGACCGCATTACCCGGTTAATTCTCTGCGATTTATGATGGAGTCGAGTTCCAGCCCGACCGCCGCGACAGAATATCCCCTCAATCCGGCTGAGAGGTTTTCTATAATCAATTTAGGCTAATCCGAAGCTGAGTGAAAGTCAATAAAAATGTGCTGGCGACGCCTGATACTAATTTGATGTCAAATATAGAGTAATTGGAAAACTTTCGGTGGCACAGGCGTCCCGCCTGTGCAATATTGAACAGGCCGAAAGCCTGTTCCACCTTCTTTAAGTCATCTGTTCTAAACTCTAACTTTGATGTTAAATTAGTCTGAGAAGAGGTAATCCGGGTAAAACGGCAACAATCGGTAATCAATACTCTTTTTAAAGATGATAAAATTATTCGCCTGTGGGAATTATTTCACTTGACTAAGTTTAATATTCATTGCATATTAGTGTAGAGTTTAGAAAGCCTGTTGGCAGACTTTTAAAAATAAGTATTCGGCTGTCGGCGCAAAGGGGAGATTTGGCCAGGTTGAATGGTTGTTTTAGTTGACGGCCGATAACTGGGAGCTGAAAAAGGTAAAGGATAGATGCCGGCGTTAGAGAAAATGGGGGTCATGTGTATTAATAAAGAAATACAGGGAGTTTGTCAGAATTGCCTCTGGCTGGAATGGAATCCGCAACTGAAGAGATGTAACAACTATAACACCTGTGTCTGCCGTCTCGGGCAGAGAGCGGTGTCATACAATTATGAACCGTTGCAGCCGATGTTTTTGGCTCTGAAAGATCCCTATCTGTGACGTCTCGAGGGGGGAGAGATTTCTTGTCGGCGAATGGTGTTGCTCAAGAGGTGGGCCTCCCGTAGAGGGAGGGGGAGCCGATATTTTCTAAGGCAGAGCCGGACAATGGTGAGCGATTCGGCCATTGTTACCAGATGTCCCGGAGAAATAAAGAGCGGCCGACAGTTGTTTTTCGAACGCAGTACCCAGCCAAGCTGCTGACCATGCCAGGATAGGGGGCGGCAGCTTCCTGCTTGGTCTCCCAAAGTATCGAAGTCACCCCATAAGCGACTCTTGGCACAGCCGATAGTCGGAATTCCAGATAACAGCCCCAGGTGCGAAGCCAGACCCAGCCCGCGAGGATGAGCTATGCCTTGGCCATCTACCAGGATCAATTCGGGACGGTGTTGGATTTTGGCTAACGCCTCAAGCAGGATAGGGGCCTCGCGAAAGCTCAACAGACCGGGAATATAAGGAAAGCGTTCCTCGCCAGTCATCCCCGCAGTTTCCACAACCGTCATCTCTGGAAAGTTCATGATCACTATTGATCCGAAGATTTTTCTTTCGGCCTTGGAATAGGAGACATCAACCCCGGCTAGCAGCCGCGGTGGATGGGGCAAGGGGGCCAACCTCACCTGGGAGCGCAGGAGCGCCTGAAGCCGGCGGGCTTCCTCGTAGGTTGGGGGCCAATCCTCTGTCCACATAGACGTCTCAGTCATCTCGCACCAGTTCAGCGCAGTTCATAATCCGCTTTATGCATGAGGTTTAGAAAGTTCTGGATAAGCTATTAAAATATCATAGATGATAAGATTTGACCAAAAACGGCCTGTTCTTTGCGCAGCCTGGAAAACCTGGCCCACCGGTCAGATGCTATTTAATTGAATTATCCGGGATAAGAGCCTCCCATCCTTTAGTTTACCTGTACGTTAGCCCACCCGTAGACGGGGGTCAACCAGGGCGTAGGAAATATCTGCCAGGAGGTTGCCAAAAAGGGTCAAGACCGCGCCGATGACCAGTTCGCCCATGACCAGGGGGTAGTCCCGGGACATGACGGCGCCGTAGAACAGTTGCCCCATACCCGGGATGGCGAAGATGGACTCAAAGATGACGCTGCCGCCGATCAAGCCGGGTACCGATAATCCCAAGATAGTTACTACCGGCATGAGGGCGTTGCGCATAGCGTGTTTGAAGATTACCGTGCGTTCGGCCAGGCCCTTGGCCCGAGCGGTGGTAATATAATCCTGGCGGATGACTTCCAACATATTGCCCCGCATATAGCGCGACATGCCGGCCAAACCGCCGAAAGCCGAAACCAATACCGGCAGGGTCAGGTGCTCTGCCAGATCGCGGATTTTTTCCCAGAAGGTGAAGCGCTCATAGAACAGCGAGGTCAACCCGGAAAGAGGCAGCCAGTCCAGATAGACCCCGAAGAACATCATCAACAGCAAGGCCAGCCAGAAACTGGGCATGGCGAAACCGAGAAAGACGAACAGGGTGGTACCCCGGTCGAACCAGGAATGAGGGTGAGTGGCGGCGATGACCCCGATAGGGATGGCTATCGCCAGAATCAACAGCATGGCCAGGAGATTAATAGTAATGGTGACAGGCAGACGCTCCCTGATTTTGTCCCAGACCGGGCGGCCATCAGGAGAGAACGAACGGCCCAAATCCAGGCGGGCCAGCCGGGATAGCCAGTCGACGTACTGTAGGTGCAGCGGTTTGTCCAGGCCATAGAGTTCCCGCAGTCGCTTCTGGGCCTCCAGAGAGGCCTTGGGGTTCATCATGGTCTGCAGGTCCGTGGGAGAGCCGGGGGCCAGATGGATCACTACGAAAGAAACCAGCGTGATTCCGAGGAACATGGGAATCAGCAAGAGAATGCGGTTTATCAGGTAACGCAGCATGGGTTGTTAAGTTCTCCTGTACTCGCTTCCCATTAGAACATGTTTAAGCCGTTCTGGCAACGATTGAGCAGTTTTCCCGGCCCCGGCCCAGCATTAGAAGTGTGGAGGATTAAGGGGTATGTTCTCGGATAGCTCGCGCTTCCACCTTGAAGATCTGGTGCGTTTCGGCAGTAATTTTTACTGTCTCGGCCAGCCGGTAGCCGACCACCCAGATGATCTGCTCCCGACTCAGCAGCAGGGGGATAAAAGGGCGCTCTTGTCGGGGGACCTTGGCATCCACGAAAAAATCCTGCAGTTTTTTGACGCCGGTCATTCCCAAGGGCTGAAACCGGTCACCGGGCCGGAAGGTGCGCAACCGTAAGGGAAAATCCAAGCGCTGTTGGTCCATCAGGGCGATAGAAGGATGGGCAGAGGAGAAATCATAGTTTTCGGCTGGCAACTCGCTGGTCCAGGTGAAGGTGCGACCGAGGGCGTTAAGCATGCCACCCCCTTGCTCCGGGAGGATGAATTCTGACCAGGGTGTTGGGACCGGGGATTCCTTGGTGAACTGAAGCTCGGAATATTGGCGCACCAGCCGCCAGCCACCCGGTAGGGATATTTCTCCGGCCGGTTGGGGACGTTGAGCTAGTTTCCGAGCGGCTTCTACATGATCGAAGGTCAGACGGTTCAGGTCGACCCCGGCCTGGGCCAGGGCCAGGCGCAGCACCCTTCGCTGTATGGCCGGCGGGAGGGCTAACAGTCCATCTACTGGCAGACTCGGGCAAGCGGCGGCGGCGGTCTTAAGCCGGTCCAGGTTAATAGCCGCCTCCTGGCTGAGATATTCTTCCTGTTCCTGAAGTAATGCCTGGAGGTGTTCCACCGCCGCCGGCAGTCGGGGATTATAGGACAGGAGTTGCGGCAGCAGGTCCAACCGCAGTTGATTGCGGCGGTAATGTCGACTCAGGTTGCTGGCGTCCTCCCGGAAAGGAAGCTGGCAGGAAGCCAGCCAGGCCAAAATCCGGGTCTTGGGAGTTCCTAACAGCGGCCGGATGATACCTGTCGGACTCTGCGGCCACATGCCCTTTAATCCCTCCGGGCCGCTGCCGCGCAGCAACCTTAAGAAAAATAGTTCTAGTTGGTCATCCGCGGTATGACCGAGGGCCAGTTTGTGATAGTGATGCCGCTGCCTAATCGTGTGGAAAAATTTTAGCCGTAGTTGGCGGGCCGCCATCTGCACCGAGATTTTTTCCTGTTGGGCATGACGCCTGACATCTCCCTCACCGTGGAAAAAAGGCAGTTTCAGGGCTTCGGCCAATTTTGCCACCCAGGCAGCGTCGTCTTGAGAGTCAGCCCCTCGCAACTTATGGTCAAAATGCGCCACTCCCAGGGAAATCGGCCAACCGGGTGCTAGCCGGTGCAGCAGATGCAGCAGGGCGGTTGAATCAGGTCCGCCCGAGACTCCCACCAGGACGCGATCGTGGGGTTGGATGAGGCGATGGGTTTGAATATAGGTAGAGACGAGTTTGGAAAGAGTTGTTGTCAAGTCGGTGCTGGGGATCTCAGGCGATTCTCGGTTCTGGCGGCGGGCATAGAGCCGTCATGACCTCCAGGAGATCGGATTTGGAAAAAGGCTTGATGAGGAAACGATCTACTACGGCCGGCAGTCCTTCGGCGTGGCGCCAGGGTTGATATTCCGAGGAGATCAAAATGGTGCGGCAGTCTGGCCACCTCTCCCGCAAACTTTGAGCAATTTCTAGACCGTTGCTAATGGGCAGGTGGTAGTCGATAATTGCCGCGGCAAAACTCTCCCCGGACAACATGTCTTCCAAACCTAAACCCGAGGCTAAAGATTTCACTTCATACCCGGCACGGCGTAATATATCTTCCAGTGCCATTCGAGTCCACTGGTCATCATCAACAACAAGAACCTTGACGGCCATGGATTCTCCCCTCCTCGATACATCATAATAAAAAATTTCTCTGCAAGCAAGATGCCATACAAGAGAAAAGGCCAGGGCGCGTCAAAACAGCGAGAGATTAAGAGAGGTTACAATCCTTTCGGTTATAATGCATTAAATATTAGGGATTAATTTTCCCGGAATTCCCTATCTTTTTGACAAGAAAGCGGCGTCGGTTTAGAGATTGTCTTCAATCTGGGAGTCTGGTGGCAGAGATTGGTCTGATCCGGTGATATCTCCGCAAGGCAGCACCAGATGCATTTTCATTCCCTGACCGGGCTGGCTTTCGGCCCAGATCTGACCGTGGTGAGCCTCCACGATGGTCTTGCAGATATAGAGTCCCAAACCGGAGCCGCCGGCGCGGTGTTTGCGACTGTAGCTTCCTCGCCCGGGATATTTCTGGAATAGATTTTTAAGGTCATCCGGGTCTAGACCACAGCCGGTATCGCCGACGATGATTTCGACGGCGGCGGCGCCGTTATCCAGAGTCAGGGACCGGGCGGCAATCTCTATCCGGCCGCCGGGTGAAGTGGCCTCCAGGGCGTTGGCGATGAGGTTGAACAACACCCTTTCGAGGTAGCGTTCATCAGCCCACACCGGCGGCAGGGTGGGCGGTATCAGTGCCTGCAAGGTAATCCCTTGATTGTTGGCCATGTTGGAATATTGATTGATAAGCCGCTGAATAGTGAAGTCCAAATATACTTCTTCGGGTTGGAGTTTTAGTTGGCCTGATTCATAGCGGGAGATGTCTAAAACGTTGTGCAGGTGTAACAACAGCGCCTCACTGCTTTCAATAATGCCCTGCAATTTATGGCTGATCTCGGGAGGAAGCGATTCATCCTGCAAGGTTTCGATGGTCAGCCGCACGCCGGTGAGGGGGGCCTTAATATCATGGACGATCATTGAAAGGAAATCGGCATTGGCCGCAATGCGATCCCGTTCTTCCTGCAGGAGGCGGGTTTTTTCCCGCAGGGCCCGGGTCATGGCGTTGAAGGACTCGGCCAATTCTCCTAGTTCATCCCGGTTGGTAACCGGGATATCACCGGCCAATTCCTCCTGCGCCGCCCGGCGAGTGCCCTCGGCCAGATGAAAGATCTGGCGGCGCATACCTAACGAAAGCAGGAAACTGAGGGAGAGGCCAACCAGGGCAGCACCCCCGCCGACGCTGAAGATAACCAGGTGCAGGGCCCTTTCGGCGGCGTTCACCTGGTCCTGGCTCACTCCGACGACCAAGAGGTTTTCCCAGGGTTGTTCTTCCTGTTCCAAGGGCAAAAAGTTAAGCGTATATTTCTTATTGCCTAAAACGAGGCTCTGGATCCGGTCTAATCCTACCGCAGCTCTATTTTTGCCGAATTTCAAAACCTGGAAGGCGGATTCGGGCAGGTCCTTAAAAGAATTGACTACTGGATGATCAGCGAAGAAGATGGCTACTTCAGCTCCGGTGCCTTGGGAGAGGGATTCCACAAAACTTTTGTCTACTAACATGCCGGTGAGCACTACTCCCACCACCTCATCATTGTAATAGAGTGGAGCCGCGGCACTCAGGGAAATGCTATCTTTCCACTGGGTCATGCGGCTGCTGCGCTTGCCTTTCAGGGCCGCTTTGATCAGCGGGTTGCCGGAGATGTCAACCCCGATGGCGCGCGGAGCATGCACCCGCACTGCAATAACCCCCCGTCGGTCAGTGATGGTGAGAATATTCAGGCCCACCTCCCGCATCTGATGGCTGGCCAACCGGGCCAGTTTCTCGATCTCATTGTAATAGAGGAGCTCGCCATAATTAACATTGTTGGCCAGAATGTCGGCGTACTGCACCACCCGCTGGTTTTTGCCGCGATAATCGGCCAATACCAGGCTGGCCACCAACTCCACCTGTTGGCGGTGCCAGGTTAAGATCTGTTCCGCCGCCAGGTATTGGATAACGATTAACAGGCCGATCAGGGCGAACAACAGGGAGGCCAGGTTGACCCCCATTAATTTCATGCCAACTTTATTTTTGATAAACATAGACTTCACAACCAAAATGTCGCTGACGCATTATTATACCTAATTGTCATAACCGATAAATCACCCGCAAACCATGAAAATAATCTCTATAGGGACGGCCCTTGGTGGGCGTCCCAACTATTGGCGGCCCCTTAACCTGGTTCAATATATCAAAATAGCAAAATTTTTCATGGGAATGCAGCTTAATTTTCGGATTTGAAATTGTCTTGCGGACGTGCGTGCAATACAATATAACATTGCCGTATGGTTAAACGGGGTTAAACCGATTGCAGAACTGAAGCAGGATGAGGCAAGGAGAGAAGGTATAATGCAGCGATTGAAGCGGTGGCTTTTGACACTACTGATCGGTGGGTTGCTTTTCGTGGTGGGTTATTTTCTTTTTGCCGTGCTGTTTACCGAATTCATGGTGGATTTGTGGTGGTTCCGTTCTCTGGGGTATGAAAAGTATTTCTGGTTGCGCCTGGGTTACCAATATCTTATTTTTGCTGCTTTCACTCTGCTGTTCTTTTGTACCTTCTTCCTTAATTTCTGGATCGGCTCGAGATACTTAGGCAATGTGGAGCCGCCGATGCCCACTGATCAGGCAAGATCGAAGTACCGGGAACTGGTCCGCCACTTCCGCGTCGGTTCTCTGAGGGTCTATGGACCTTTCAGTTTAGCTCTGGCTGTGCTGGTGGCCTGGCCGCTCTATAAAAAATGGGATGCCGCCCTGTTATATGTCTTTAGCCAACCCGCAGGGTTTCAAGACCCGTACTTTGGCGTGGATATCAGCTATTATTTCTTTTCTCTCCCAATATATCAGCTTTTATTGAATGAGATGTTGGTGGCGCTGCTACTCCTTACCAGCGGCCTGTTGCTCCTGTATTGGCTGGAGCGCCGCCTGCTGGCCAGACAGGAACTGCATCTGCCAAAGGGTGCCAGGATTCATCTAAGTCTCTTGCTATGCCTGCTCTTCGGCCTGGCTGCCTGGAAGTTATTTCTGCAACGCTATGAACTGCTTTACGAGACAAACCACGCCCCTCTCTTTTATGGCCCCGGTTTTGTTGAGATGCGGGTGATTTTGCCCCTGATATATATTTCTCTGGCTGGGCTTATCGGTTTAGTCTGTTGTCTGCTCTACTACATCCATACGCGCCGGGGTCTGAAACCTCTGGCGGTGGCTGGCATCATTCTAGTATTGGCCCTGGGAGCCCGGTATTCCCAGTCGCTCTCCAATGCTGTGCAAAAATATATTGTCAAACCGAATGAGATCAGTCGTGAGAAAGATTTTATTGAAAAAAATATTGCTGCAACTCTGAGGGCCTACAATTTGCACGAGGTGGAAATCCGGGAATTTTCCCTGGATGATCTTCCCTGGGACGATAAAGCGCCCCAGATCAAGGCCAATCTGAGGAATATTCCGGTGTGGGATAAGGAAGTGCTCGGAGACGTCTTTGAACAACTGGAACAACTGCGGACCTACT is a window from the Desulfobacca acetoxidans DSM 11109 genome containing:
- the porA gene encoding 2-ketoisovalerate ferredoxin oxidoreductase subunit alpha; translated protein: MGHRAGMEVSIAVSHAVQLARAEAIAAYPITPQTHIVEHLSSMVANGDLEAEFVNVESEHSALSCCIGMSAAGARTYTATSSQGLALMHEILFIASALRLPIVMTVANRALSGPLSIWNDHSDIMAAKDIGWIQIFVENGQEAFDHTVMAFKIAENSKVLMPTIINMDGFILTHVVEAMNMVDQDLVDKFLPPYLPRHTLDPKYPVTMGAFAMPEIFAEVKMNHQVALMNSYERIIKVWEEWGKLTGRQYHPVERYKANDAKILLLTMGCLGEVAEIAVDELQAAGEPVGLIKLRLWRPFPFAELRDALRNAELVIVCDRAVSPGGAAPPVLAEVRSALYPLSQRPETLGYIIGLGGRDVSPVSFKEIVALARDESAQGPKQEYHLYGVRG
- a CDS encoding 4Fe-4S binding protein, which codes for MSKPLDQMTWQDIELGALLREPGNARAYRTGDWRSQHPVWTKSRCIRCGVCWTVCPEPAIIQEPNGYFDMDPDYCKGCGICARECVTGCITMVPEEE
- the porB gene encoding pyruvate synthase subunit PorB, coding for MDKFGVANSQKFDVYASRLMPREEFFTSGHRSCQGCGEALAVRWVCKAIGKDAVIAHATGCMEIVSSGFPQTAWKHPWIHVAFENTSAVAAGIETAYRILHRKGKLAHLPKVVAMGGDGGTSDIGLQSLSGAMERGHNFTYVCWDNEAYMNTGIQRSSSTPYGAMTTTSPPGRLSIGQHTWKKNMVAIAVAHGIPYVATANPSYPFDLYFKVKKALETPGPAYIHVLSVCPTGWRSATDLTVRLGRLAVESAVFPLYEVVNGRYRLTIEIPKIRPVKDYLKPQGRFRHLREPEVNFIQQQVLERYDLLLKKCEAPYPEFPSLAPLEEGE
- a CDS encoding HAMP domain-containing sensor histidine kinase, encoding MFIKNKVGMKLMGVNLASLLFALIGLLIVIQYLAAEQILTWHRQQVELVASLVLADYRGKNQRVVQYADILANNVNYGELLYYNEIEKLARLASHQMREVGLNILTITDRRGVIAVRVHAPRAIGVDISGNPLIKAALKGKRSSRMTQWKDSISLSAAAPLYYNDEVVGVVLTGMLVDKSFVESLSQGTGAEVAIFFADHPVVNSFKDLPESAFQVLKFGKNRAAVGLDRIQSLVLGNKKYTLNFLPLEQEEQPWENLLVVGVSQDQVNAAERALHLVIFSVGGGAALVGLSLSFLLSLGMRRQIFHLAEGTRRAAQEELAGDIPVTNRDELGELAESFNAMTRALREKTRLLQEERDRIAANADFLSMIVHDIKAPLTGVRLTIETLQDESLPPEISHKLQGIIESSEALLLHLHNVLDISRYESGQLKLQPEEVYLDFTIQRLINQYSNMANNQGITLQALIPPTLPPVWADERYLERVLFNLIANALEATSPGGRIEIAARSLTLDNGAAAVEIIVGDTGCGLDPDDLKNLFQKYPGRGSYSRKHRAGGSGLGLYICKTIVEAHHGQIWAESQPGQGMKMHLVLPCGDITGSDQSLPPDSQIEDNL
- a CDS encoding response regulator; protein product: MAVKVLVVDDDQWTRMALEDILRRAGYEVKSLASGLGLEDMLSGESFAAAIIDYHLPISNGLEIAQSLRERWPDCRTILISSEYQPWRHAEGLPAVVDRFLIKPFSKSDLLEVMTALCPPPEPRIA
- a CDS encoding 2-oxoacid:acceptor oxidoreductase family protein encodes the protein MLEIRFHGRGGQGAVTSVELLAVAAIEEGKFAQGFPSFGPERRGAPVLAFLRIDDHHIRLRCKIANPDVVLILDPSLIRIQNPAADLKPEGVIVLNTNKSIADTRREFGFKHRLAVVDANQIARQVLGVPITNTTMLGALIRATGAVKVDSMTQPLKERFGPMAVKNITALQTAFEKTVVGEAKS
- the tilS gene encoding tRNA lysidine(34) synthetase TilS, which translates into the protein MTTTLSKLVSTYIQTHRLIQPHDRVLVGVSGGPDSTALLHLLHRLAPGWPISLGVAHFDHKLRGADSQDDAAWVAKLAEALKLPFFHGEGDVRRHAQQEKISVQMAARQLRLKFFHTIRQRHHYHKLALGHTADDQLELFFLRLLRGSGPEGLKGMWPQSPTGIIRPLLGTPKTRILAWLASCQLPFREDASNLSRHYRRNQLRLDLLPQLLSYNPRLPAAVEHLQALLQEQEEYLSQEAAINLDRLKTAAAACPSLPVDGLLALPPAIQRRVLRLALAQAGVDLNRLTFDHVEAARKLAQRPQPAGEISLPGGWRLVRQYSELQFTKESPVPTPWSEFILPEQGGGMLNALGRTFTWTSELPAENYDFSSAHPSIALMDQQRLDFPLRLRTFRPGDRFQPLGMTGVKKLQDFFVDAKVPRQERPFIPLLLSREQIIWVVGYRLAETVKITAETHQIFKVEARAIREHTP
- the nfi gene encoding deoxyribonuclease V (cleaves DNA at apurinic or apyrimidinic sites): MWTEDWPPTYEEARRLQALLRSQVRLAPLPHPPRLLAGVDVSYSKAERKIFGSIVIMNFPEMTVVETAGMTGEERFPYIPGLLSFREAPILLEALAKIQHRPELILVDGQGIAHPRGLGLASHLGLLSGIPTIGCAKSRLWGDFDTLGDQAGSCRPLSWHGQQLGWVLRSKNNCRPLFISPGHLVTMAESLTIVRLCLRKYRLPLPLREAHLLSNTIRRQEISPPSRRHR
- a CDS encoding ABC transporter permease codes for the protein MLRYLINRILLLIPMFLGITLVSFVVIHLAPGSPTDLQTMMNPKASLEAQKRLRELYGLDKPLHLQYVDWLSRLARLDLGRSFSPDGRPVWDKIRERLPVTITINLLAMLLILAIAIPIGVIAATHPHSWFDRGTTLFVFLGFAMPSFWLALLLMMFFGVYLDWLPLSGLTSLFYERFTFWEKIRDLAEHLTLPVLVSAFGGLAGMSRYMRGNMLEVIRQDYITTARAKGLAERTVIFKHAMRNALMPVVTILGLSVPGLIGGSVIFESIFAIPGMGQLFYGAVMSRDYPLVMGELVIGAVLTLFGNLLADISYALVDPRLRVG